A single window of Castor canadensis chromosome 3, mCasCan1.hap1v2, whole genome shotgun sequence DNA harbors:
- the Mtss1 gene encoding protein MTSS 1 isoform X12: MCMRHRSIEAKLRQFSSALIDCLINPLQEQMEEWKKVANQLDKDHAKEYKKARQEIKKKSSDTLKLQKKAKKVDALGRGDIQPQLDSALQDVNDKYLLLEETEKQAVRKALIEERGRFCTFISMLRPVIEEEISMLGEITHLQTISEDLKSLTMDPHKLPSSSEQVILDLKGSDYSWSYQTPPSSPSTTMSRKSSVCSSLNSVNSSDSRSSGSHSHSPSSHYRYRSSNLAQQAPVRLSSVSSHDSGFISQDAFQSKSPSPMPPETANQNSSSSASSEASETCQSVSECSSPTSVSSGSTMGAWVSTEKLSNGFSHYSLSSESHAGPVGAGPFPHCLPASRLLPRVTSVHLPDYAHYYTIGPGMFPSSQIPSWKDWAKPGPYDQPLVNTLQRRKEKREADPNGGGPSTTGGPPTAAEEAPRPRSMTVSAAARPGEEMEACEELALALSRGLQLDTQRSSRDSLQCSSGYSTQTTTPCCSEDTIPSQVSDYDYFSVSGDQEADQQEFDKSSTIPRNSDISQSYRRMFQAKRPASTAGLPTTLGPAMVTPGVATIRRTPSTKPSVRRGTIGAGPIPIKTPVIPVKTPTVPDLPGVLPTPSDGPEERGEHSPESPSVGEGPQGVTNMPSSMWSGQASVNPPLPGPKPSIPEEHRQAIPESEAEEQERDSPSATVSPGQIPESDPADLSPRDAPQGEDMLNAIRRGVKLKKTTTNDRSAPRFS; encoded by the exons AATATAAGAAAGCTCGCCAAGAGATAAAAAAGAAGTCCTCAGATACattgaaactgcagaagaaagcaaaaaaag TGGACGCTCTGG ggaGAGGGGACATTCAGCCTCAGTTGGACAGTGCTCTCCAAGATGTCAATGACAAATATCTCTtgttggaagaaacagaaaagcaggCTGTCCGCAAGGCTTTGATTGAAGAGCGCGGCCGGTTCTGCACCTTCATCTCCATGCTGCGACCAGTAATA GAAGAAGAGATCTCAATGCTAGGGGAAATTACACACCTTCAGACCATATCTGAAGATCTGAAGAGCCTGACCATGGACCCTCACAAACTGCCCTCCTCCAGTGAACAG GTAATTTTGGACTTGAAAGGTTCTGATTACAGTTGGTCATATCAGACACCACCCTCTTCTCCcagcaccaccatgtccagaaaGTCAAGTGTCTGCAG CAGCCTAAACAGTGTCAACAGCAGTGACTCCCGGTCCAGCGGTTCCCACTCGCATTCTCCCAGCTCACATTACCGCTACCGCAGCTCCAACCTGGCCCAGCAGGCGCCCGTGCGGCTGTCCAGTGTGTCCTCCCATGACTCAGGATTCATATCCCAGGACGCCTTCCAATCCAAGTCGCCCTCCCCCATGCCACCTGAGACTGCCAACCAG AACTCGTCCAGCTCAGCCTCCTCCGAAGCCTCGGAAACCTGCCAGTCAGTGAGCGAGTGCAGCTCCCCCACCTCAGTCAGCTCAGGCTCCACCATGGGCGCCTGGGTGTCCACAGAGAAG tTGTCTAATGGGTTTTCTCACTATAGTTTATCAAGTGAGTCCCATGCGGGGCCCGTGGGTGCAGGCCCTTTCCCTCATTGCCTGCCTGCCTCCCGCCTGCTCCCTCGGGTCACCTCTGTCCACCTTCCAGACTACGCTCATTATTACACCATTGGGCCCGGCATGTTCCCGTCATCTCAGATCCCTAGCTGGAAG GACTGGGCTAAGCCAGGACCCTACGACCAGCCGCTGGTGAACACCCTCCAGCGCCGCAAAGAAAAGCGCGAGGCGGACCCCAATGGGGGAGGACCCAGTACGACAGGAGGCCCACCCACAGCTGCCGAGGAGGCGCCAAGACCCCGGAGCATGACCGTGTCGGCGGCCGCCAGG CCTGGTGAGGAAATGGAGGCTTGTGAGGAGCTGGCACTTGCCTTGTCACGGGGTCTTCAGCTGGACACACAGAGGAGCAGTCGGGACTCACTGCAGTGTTCCAGTGGTTACAGCACCCAGACGACCACACCGTGCTGCTCCGAGGACACCATCCCCTCGCAAG TTTCAGATTATGATTATTTCTCCGTAAGCGGTGACCAGGAGGCAGATCAACAGGAGTTTGATAAATCCTCCACCATTCCGAGAAACAGTGACATCAGCCAGTCCTATCGGCGAATGTTCCAAGCCAAGCGTCCAGCCTCCACAGCTGGTCTTCCTACCACTCTTGGACCTGCTATGGTCACCCCAGGGGTTGCAACCATCCGACGGACCCCTTCCACCAAGCCTTCTGTCCGCCGGGGGACCATTGGGGCTGGTCCCATCCCTATCAAGACACCAGTGATCCCTGTCAAGACCCCAACTGTCCCAGACCTCCCTGGGGTGCTACCAACCCCCTCAGATGGGCCAGAGGAGCGGGGTGAGCACAGCCCTGAGTCTCCATCTGTGGGTGAGGGCCCCCAGGGTGTCACCAATATGCCCTCTTCCATGTGGAGTGGCCAAGCCTCTGTCAACCCTCCACTTCCAGGCCCAAAGCCCAGTATCCCTGAGGAGCACAGACAGGCAATTCCAGAAAGTGAGGCTGAAGAGCAGGAAAGGGATTCCCCAAGTGCCACTGTCTCCCCAGGCCAGATTCCAGAGAGTGACCCTGCAGACCTGAGTCCGAGAGATGCCCCTCAAGGAGAAGACATGCTGAACGCCATCCGAAGGGGTGTGAAACTGAAAAAGACCACGACAAATGATCGTTCAGCCCCTCGGTTCTCTTAG
- the Mtss1 gene encoding protein MTSS 1 isoform X7, producing MATNTRGGTREIGSALTRMCMRHRSIEAKLRQFSSALIDCLINPLQEQMEEWKKVANQLDKDHAKEYKKARQEIKKKSSDTLKLQKKAKKVDALGRGDIQPQLDSALQDVNDKYLLLEETEKQAVRKALIEERGRFCTFISMLRPVIEEEISMLGEITHLQTISEDLKSLTMDPHKLPSSSEQVILDLKGSDYSWSYQTPPSSPSTTMSRKSSVCSSLNSVNSSDSRSSGSHSHSPSSHYRYRSSNLAQQAPVRLSSVSSHDSGFISQDAFQSKSPSPMPPETANQNSSSSASSEASETCQSVSECSSPTSVSSGSTMGAWVSTEKLSNGFSHYSLSSESHAGPVGAGPFPHCLPASRLLPRVTSVHLPDYAHYYTIGPGMFPSSQIPSWKDWAKPGPYDQPLVNTLQRRKEKREADPNGGGPSTTGGPPTAAEEAPRPRSMTVSAAARPGEEMEACEELALALSRGLQLDTQRSSRDSLQCSSGYSTQTTTPCCSEDTIPSQVSDYDYFSVSGDQEADQQEFDKSSTIPRNSDISQSYRRMFQAKRPASTAGLPTTLGPAMVTPGVATIRRTPSTKPSVRRGTIGAGPIPIKTPVIPVKTPTVPDLPGVLPTPSDGPEERGEHSPESPSVGEGPQGVTNMPSSMWSGQASVNPPLPGPKPSIPEEHRQAIPESEAEEQERDSPSATVSPGQIPESDPADLSPRDAPQGEDMLNAIRRGVKLKKTTTNDRSAPRFS from the exons AATATAAGAAAGCTCGCCAAGAGATAAAAAAGAAGTCCTCAGATACattgaaactgcagaagaaagcaaaaaaag TGGACGCTCTGG ggaGAGGGGACATTCAGCCTCAGTTGGACAGTGCTCTCCAAGATGTCAATGACAAATATCTCTtgttggaagaaacagaaaagcaggCTGTCCGCAAGGCTTTGATTGAAGAGCGCGGCCGGTTCTGCACCTTCATCTCCATGCTGCGACCAGTAATA GAAGAAGAGATCTCAATGCTAGGGGAAATTACACACCTTCAGACCATATCTGAAGATCTGAAGAGCCTGACCATGGACCCTCACAAACTGCCCTCCTCCAGTGAACAG GTAATTTTGGACTTGAAAGGTTCTGATTACAGTTGGTCATATCAGACACCACCCTCTTCTCCcagcaccaccatgtccagaaaGTCAAGTGTCTGCAG CAGCCTAAACAGTGTCAACAGCAGTGACTCCCGGTCCAGCGGTTCCCACTCGCATTCTCCCAGCTCACATTACCGCTACCGCAGCTCCAACCTGGCCCAGCAGGCGCCCGTGCGGCTGTCCAGTGTGTCCTCCCATGACTCAGGATTCATATCCCAGGACGCCTTCCAATCCAAGTCGCCCTCCCCCATGCCACCTGAGACTGCCAACCAG AACTCGTCCAGCTCAGCCTCCTCCGAAGCCTCGGAAACCTGCCAGTCAGTGAGCGAGTGCAGCTCCCCCACCTCAGTCAGCTCAGGCTCCACCATGGGCGCCTGGGTGTCCACAGAGAAG tTGTCTAATGGGTTTTCTCACTATAGTTTATCAAGTGAGTCCCATGCGGGGCCCGTGGGTGCAGGCCCTTTCCCTCATTGCCTGCCTGCCTCCCGCCTGCTCCCTCGGGTCACCTCTGTCCACCTTCCAGACTACGCTCATTATTACACCATTGGGCCCGGCATGTTCCCGTCATCTCAGATCCCTAGCTGGAAG GACTGGGCTAAGCCAGGACCCTACGACCAGCCGCTGGTGAACACCCTCCAGCGCCGCAAAGAAAAGCGCGAGGCGGACCCCAATGGGGGAGGACCCAGTACGACAGGAGGCCCACCCACAGCTGCCGAGGAGGCGCCAAGACCCCGGAGCATGACCGTGTCGGCGGCCGCCAGG CCTGGTGAGGAAATGGAGGCTTGTGAGGAGCTGGCACTTGCCTTGTCACGGGGTCTTCAGCTGGACACACAGAGGAGCAGTCGGGACTCACTGCAGTGTTCCAGTGGTTACAGCACCCAGACGACCACACCGTGCTGCTCCGAGGACACCATCCCCTCGCAAG TTTCAGATTATGATTATTTCTCCGTAAGCGGTGACCAGGAGGCAGATCAACAGGAGTTTGATAAATCCTCCACCATTCCGAGAAACAGTGACATCAGCCAGTCCTATCGGCGAATGTTCCAAGCCAAGCGTCCAGCCTCCACAGCTGGTCTTCCTACCACTCTTGGACCTGCTATGGTCACCCCAGGGGTTGCAACCATCCGACGGACCCCTTCCACCAAGCCTTCTGTCCGCCGGGGGACCATTGGGGCTGGTCCCATCCCTATCAAGACACCAGTGATCCCTGTCAAGACCCCAACTGTCCCAGACCTCCCTGGGGTGCTACCAACCCCCTCAGATGGGCCAGAGGAGCGGGGTGAGCACAGCCCTGAGTCTCCATCTGTGGGTGAGGGCCCCCAGGGTGTCACCAATATGCCCTCTTCCATGTGGAGTGGCCAAGCCTCTGTCAACCCTCCACTTCCAGGCCCAAAGCCCAGTATCCCTGAGGAGCACAGACAGGCAATTCCAGAAAGTGAGGCTGAAGAGCAGGAAAGGGATTCCCCAAGTGCCACTGTCTCCCCAGGCCAGATTCCAGAGAGTGACCCTGCAGACCTGAGTCCGAGAGATGCCCCTCAAGGAGAAGACATGCTGAACGCCATCCGAAGGGGTGTGAAACTGAAAAAGACCACGACAAATGATCGTTCAGCCCCTCGGTTCTCTTAG